A portion of the Carya illinoinensis cultivar Pawnee chromosome 11, C.illinoinensisPawnee_v1, whole genome shotgun sequence genome contains these proteins:
- the LOC122281376 gene encoding AAA-ATPase ASD, mitochondrial-like, which yields MKKPTMLPATMSEMWATMGSTIASFMFVWAIIRQYCPYELRRFFEKHTHQLTGSFYPYIRISFHEFTGDRLKCSEAYAAVEAYLSTNSSKSAKRLKAEMGKDSSNLVLSMDEYERVTDEFRGVKVWWVSSKVASPPTRSMSYYPEQEKRLYKLTFHRKYRQTITESYLEHVVREGKEIRVRNRQRKLYTNSPGYKWPSYKQTMWSHIVFEHPATFETMAMEPEKKQEIIEDLLTFSKSKDFYKKIGKAWKRGYLLYGPPGTGKSTMIAAMANLLNYDVYDLELTAVKENTELRKLLIETTSKSIIVIEDIDCSLDLTGQRKKKEEKSSDDEIERLNKEIAKREGKEEGASSSKVTLSGLLNFIDGLWSACGGERLIVFTTNYVEKLDPALIRRGRMDKHIELSYCSFEGFKVLAKNYLDVEMHPMFDTIQRLMEKTKITPADVAENLMPKSPRDDAEKCLSSLIQALEEANEEVEKKNDEDLGENDPTIEGSVLSQVDK from the coding sequence ATGAAAAAACCCACAATGTTGCCGGCAACCATGTCCGAGATGTGGGCAACAATGGGCTCTACCATAGCCAGCTTCATGTTCGTGTGGGCAATCATTCGCCAATACTGTCCTTACGAGCTTCGCCGTTTCTTTGAAAAGCATACGCACCAACTCACCGGCTCTTTCTATCCCTACATTCGGATTTCCTTCCACGAGTTCACCGGAGATCGGCTCAAGTGCAGCGAAGCTTATGCCGCTGTTGAGGCTTATCTCAGCACCAACTCTTCAAAGAGCGCTAAAAGACTCAAAGCTGAGATGGGCAAAGACAGCAGCAACCTGGTTTTGAGCATGGATGAGTACGAGAGAGTGACGGACGAGTTTCGTGGCGTAAAAGTTTGGTGGGTGTCGAGCAAAGTTGCGTCGCCACCGACGCGGTCCATGTCGTACTATCCCGAGCAGGAGAAGAGGCTGTACAAGCTCACGTTTCATCGGAAGTACCGACAGACGATCACGGAGTCGTACTTGGAACATGTTGTGAGGGAAGGGAAGGAGATTAGGGTGAGAAACAGGCAGAGGAAGCTCTACACGAATAGTCCTGGCTACAAGTGGCCGAGCTACAAGCAGACGATGTGGAGTCACATCGTGTTTGAGCATCCGGCAACATTTGAAACAATGGCGATGGAGCCGGAGAAGAAACAGGAGATCATTGAAGATTTGCTGACTTTCAGCAAGAGCAAGGACTTCTATAAAAAGATCGGGAAGGCGTGGAAAAGGGGTTATCTTCTTTATGGGCCGCCGGGGACGGGGAAGTCGACGATGATTGCAGCAATGGCGAACTTGTTGAACTATGATGTTTATGATCTCGAGCTCACAGCAGTGAAAGAGAACACGGAGCTGAGGAAGCTTTTGATCGAGACAACGAGTAAGTCCATCATTGTGATTGAGGACATCGATTGCTCACTTGATCTTACTggtcagaggaagaagaaagaagagaaatctTCTGATGATGAGATTGAGAGGTTGAACAAGGAGATTGCTAAGAGAGAAGGGAAGGAAGAGGGGGCAAGCAGCAGTAAAGTCACTCTTTCTGGGCTGCTGAATTTCATTGATGGACTCTGGTCTGCTTGTGGGGGAGAAAGGCTGATTGTTTTTACAACAAATTATGTGGAGAAACTGGATCCAGCACTCATAAGGAGAGGTAGAATGGACAAGCATATTGAGCTGTCTTACTGCAGTTTTGAGGGGTTCAAGGTTCTTGCAAAGAATTACTTGGATGTTGAAATGCATCCCATGTTTGATACCATTCAGAGATTGATGGAGAAGACGAAGATCACACCTGCTGATGTTGCGGAGAATCTTATGCCCAAGTCCCCAAGGGATGATGCAGAGAAATGTCTGTCGAGCTTAATACAGGCTCTTGAGGAAGCGAATGAAGAAGTAGAAAAGAAGAATGATGAAGATTTGGGAGAGAACGATCCAACCATAGAAGGCTCTGTTCTGTCTCAGGTTGACAAataa
- the LOC122282148 gene encoding uncharacterized protein LOC122282148 — protein MADACKETDSKSSNNTNSTNKYLNFYDLFNPFRIETGDNPAVAIVSKLLTADNYVSWSHTISRALHVKKKLEFINGTLPKPTNPSNPLFEAWERCNDLVVSWLQNSVSPSVKFSLALVDDSRVLWLELRDRFTHQNGPRIFQLKRDLARLSQNQDNVSTYFGHLKALWDELAIYDPLLDCECGKLKILHDRYDRDCVIQFLMGLSDSYSNA, from the coding sequence ATGGCCGACGCTTGTAAAGAAACTGATTCCAAATCTTCCAACaatacaaactccacaaacaagTACCTCAATTTCTATGACCTTTTCAACCCATTCCGAATTGAGACTGGCGATAACCCAGCTGTAGCCATTGTTTCCAAACTCTTGACTGCTGATAATTATGTCAGTTGGTCCCATACGATCTCTCGAGCTCTTCACGTGAAGAAAAAACTAGAATTTATCAATGGTACATTGCCTAAACCTACTAACCCCTCAAACCCTCTTTTCGAAGCTTGGGAGAGATGCAACGACTTGGTTGTTTCGTGGCTACAGAATTCTGTAAGTCCTTCTGTCAAATTTAGTCTTGCTTTAGTTGATGATTCAAGAGTGTTGTGGTTGGAACTCAGGGATCGTTTTACCCATCAAAATGGCCCTCGAATTTTTCAACTCAAACGTGACTTAGCTCGCTTATCTCAAAACCAAGACAATGTCAGTACCTATTTCGGTCATCTCAAAGCATTGTGGGATGAACTTGCTATCTATGACCCTCTTCTCGATTGTGAATGTGGAAAATTAAAAATCCTCCATGATCGATATGACCGAGACTGTGTCATTCAATTCCTTATGGGGTTGTCTGATTCATACTCAAACGCCTGA